A genome region from Macaca fascicularis isolate 582-1 chromosome 3, T2T-MFA8v1.1 includes the following:
- the LOC102128552 gene encoding zinc finger protein 655-like, whose product MSFNQNSASGKHEHINLTQDFQGSKCKESLTDLSLLNKWDSIPNTEKSYKCDVCEKDFHQSSALTRHQRIPTREKLHKCKECEKSFSQSSGLSQHKRIHTREKPYKCEAPDKSCEASDKSCSPSSGTIQHKKIHTRAKAYKCSSCERVFSHSVRLTQHQKIHKEMPCKCTVCGSNFCHTSYLLEHQRVHHEEKSYKYDEYGLAYIKQGIHFREKPYTYNECGKNFRLNSHLIQHQRIHTGMKLHECYEYGKAFSQTSCFIHHQIMHRKEKSYECNEYEGSFSHSSELILQQEVLTRQKVFDCDV is encoded by the coding sequence ATGAGCTTCAACCAGAATTCAGCCTCTGGTAAACATGAACACATAAATCTAACACAGGATTTTCAGGGTAGTAAATGTAAGGAAAGCTTAACGGATCTCTCCCTCCTTAATAAATGGGACAGCATCCCTAATACTGAGAAATCCTATAAATGTGATGTATGTGAGAAAGATTTCCATCAGAGCTCAGCCCTTACTAGACATCAGAGAATCCCTACTAGAGAGAAGCTccacaaatgtaaagaatgtgaaAAGTCTTTCAGTCAGAGCTCAGGTCTTAGTCAACATAAAAGAATACACACTAGAgaaaaaccttacaaatgtgaagcaCCTGATAAATCCTGTGAAGCGTCTGACAAATCCTGTAGTCCAAGCTCAGGCACAATTCAACACAAGAAAATTCACACCAGAGCCAAAGCTTACAAATGTAGCAGTTGTGAAAGAGTCTTCAGTCATAGTGTCCGCCTTACTCAACATCAGAAAATTCACAAAGAGATGCCCTGTAAGTGTACTGTATGTGGCAGTAACTTCTGCCATACTTCATACCTGCTTGAACATCAGAGGGTCCACCATGAAGAGAAATCCTATAAGTATGATGAATATGGGTTGGCCTATATTAAACAAGgaattcatttcagagaaaagCCCTACACATATAATGAATGTGGAAAAAACTTCAGATTGAATTCACATCTTATTCAGCATCAAAGAATTCACACAGGAATGAAACTGCATGAATGTTATGAATATGGAAAAGCTTTCAGTCAAACCTCATGCTTTATTCACCATCAGATAATGCATAGGAAAGAGAAATCATATGAATGTAATGAGTATGAGGGCAGTTTCAGTCATAGCTCAGAACTTATCCTGCAACAAGAAGTCCTCACCAGACAGAAAGTCTTTGACTGTGATGTATAG